The Blastocatellia bacterium genomic interval CTGTTAAATCTAAAAATACACATCCTTCTACTTCTAAAGCTTGACGAAGCTTTCTTAGTGAATAGCGCAAAGCTACTATATTTGTAGGTGATTTTTCTATATTTTGGGTCAATCGCCATACTTCTACTGCAAAAGTGGCTAGCATTTCTTTAGGTATAGCCAACATTTCAGACATAAACTATTTTCCTATTTGATTAAATAATTCATCTGCAAGGCTTGCATCGAGATTTTTTAAGTTTTCATATTCAGCTAAAGCCGCGTGCCCATCCTGAATTAATACATAAGTTAGCCCCAACCCATAACGCGCTTTGGCATTTTCTGGGCTAAATTCAATGGTTTTTTGAAATGCTGCTATAGCTTCATCATAGCGTTGAGACTTTCGGTAAACAGTTGCTAAATTATAGAAACTATTCATATCTTTAGGGTTAGTGGCGATTGCTAACTTATAAGCTCCGATAGCTTCTTGATAAAGAGCTATTTTGCTATATGCGACACCTAAAGCAAAATACGCAGCCGCAAAGTCATTTTTTAATAAAATAGCTTGTTGCAAGGATTTAATAGCTTCTTGATATTTACTTGCTTTGCTATAAGCAATTCCTAAATTATATTGTGCCATTACATCATTAGGATTATTTTTAGCTATTTCTTGGTAATTTGCTAAAGTATTTTGTATAGCTTTATTAGAATTTGATGAGCTATTTTGCTGATTACTTTTAGAATTATTTGATGAAATAATATTTACTACAGGAAAACTTGCTTCAAAAGCTTTTTGATGAGAACTTAAATTACTTTCAATAGCTTTTAAGCTATTTTTTGCTTGTTGGTGATTTGGATCAAGTTTCAATGCTTTTTGATACTCTTGTTTAGCATATTGTTGACGGTTTAATTTTTCATAAACTAAGCCAAGATTATAATGCGTTGCTGCTGTCTGTTTATAACGTAATGCTTGCTTAAAATTGTCTAACGCTTCAAGGAATTTAGATAATTTCCGGTAAACAACTCCTAAATTATAATAGGCGTTGGCGTGTTCTGGAGCTAAATTTAATACTTGCTTGTAGGCTTCAACTGCTTCTTTTAGCTGGTTTATTTTGCTGTAAGCTACTCCTAAAGCAAAATGTGAGTCAACTTGGTGGTTATCTAACCTAATAGATTGATGATAGGCTACTATCGCTTCGGAAAACTGGCCTGCTTTACTATAAGCTACCCCTAAATTATAAAAATTTTTTGCCTCTTTGGGAGAAAGCTGCGTTAATGTCTGATAAACAAAAATTGTTTCTTGATAACGTCCTAATTTATTGTAGATTTCTGCTAAATTATTGTGTACTTTGATATTATTTGCTTGATGTAAAATAATTTGCTTGTAAATTTTAATAGCTTCTTGATAATTTTCTGTTTGAGTTTGTTCTAAAGCCGTCTGAAAAAGTTCAGAAAAATCTAAGGTTGATGAGCTATAAGAAATATTAGGTAAGCTATCACTGTAGTTAGTTGCTAGTTGATCCACACGCTCTAAAGCTTCAATTGCCAACGAATAATTACTATTAAGTTTTATAGCTTGTTTATAGCTATCAATAGCTTCTTGAAACCGAGTTTGTTTTTCATAAATTAAGCCTATTTGAAAATAAGCTTCTTCATAGCTTGGCTGATGCTCTAAAGCTTGATGATATGCTGTTAAGGCTGCTGGTAAGTTGTTTAAGTGAAAATAACATAAACCCATTTGAAAATAAGCTTGTGAAAGTTTTGGACTAAGAATAATTACTTGTTTATAAATATTAATTGCTTCATTATATTTGGTTGTTGCTAAATAAAGTTTTGCTAAACAAAAATGGGCTTCTACATCGCTTGGTTTAAGGCAAATAGCTTGTTGGTAGGCTGCAATAGCTTGTTCATAATTTGATAATTTTTCATAAACTTGACCAAGCTGATAAAAAGCTTCCTCATAATTGGCTTTATGACGAATAGCTAATAGAAAAGAGTTAATAGCTTCAGTGTATTCACTTAGTTGAAAATATAATAACCCTAAATTATAACTGGCTTTGCTATTTTCTGGATTTAAGCGCAAAGCCTCTTGGTAAGCTGCAATAGCTTCTTTATATTTGTCCTGCTTAGTCAAAGTAACAGCTAGTTGATAATGTGCTTCTGGATAAACATTTGTAAAACTAATTGCTTGTTGATAAGAAACACTCGCTTCTTCAAACTGTCCTAACTCATCATAAGTTATACCTAAATAAAAATATGCTTCCGGGTAATTTGGTTGTAGTTGGATAGCTGTTTGATAAAAAGGTAGTGCTAAGGAAAACTGCGCTAGCTTAGTATATAAAAAAGCTATATTAAACTGAGCTTCGCTATTATCAGGATCATAAATAATTGCATTCTTAAAAGCGTCAATAGCTTCTTGATAACGTGCAAGCTTGCGGTAGGTTAACCCTAAATGAAAATAAGCTGTTGCTGAAGTTGGGTTAATTTCTATTGCTTCCCGATAAGTGTCAATAGCTTCTTGATAGCGTTCAGCATTGTAATATTTATTACCTGTTTCTAAATAATGTTTAGTACGTCGGTCATTTACTTGAGCAAGATCTTGTTTTATTCGCTCGGCTAAAATTGTTTCTGGAATTAAGGCCAAAGCTTCTTTTAAGAGCTTTTCATAATTAGAATAACTTTCTGCTTCTATTAAATAACTATTAGCAATTTTTTTTAAGCATTCTGCTAGTTTTTCTTTTAGGTTGCTTAGTATATCTGATTCTAAATCAAGTAGTTGCGAAATATAGTTTAATCTAGGTAATAGTTCAGCTTTATAGGTTTGATAAGCTTGATCACAAGCCTTGCGTTTACTTTCTAATAGCTGGCCTTCTTTTGCAAGAGACTTATTTAAGGAGCTAAAAAGTTTGTCTAATGTTCGAGATGTGTTTGCTAAAATTTCTTCAAAAATAGACTTTTCTAGACTTTTAATTAAATTTTTCGGCAAATTACTAATAGTTAATAGCTTTAAAAGTTGTTCTGCGATATATGTATTTTCGCTAGCAATTGCTTGAGTCAATTGATGCTGAAAAGGCTCTAAAACCAATGATAAAGCCTGTGTGCGAAATTCTCTTAAGTCTAAATTAGTTGCAGGAGGTTCAAACCCGCTAGTCATTTCCCAGTCAGTAAAAGCTAGCCAAAATTTTTCACTTGCTAAAACTTCCTGCCAAAGTGCTAAAGCTTTTTCCCAGTATTTTATTGTGTTATTAAAATTTGCCACTATCAAAAATAAATATAGTCGGGCTAAATTTACTTTTGAATTTATTTGATCGTCCATCTGCCATTGATCAATAGCTGCTTGTAACTCATTAGATAAAAGAAAACTTAAAGCTTTTTCATCAATGTTACAGGTATTTGTAAACCAAAATAATCTTGCTTTCAGTCTTTGATTAGGCTTATCTAAATAGCTGGTTGCCTCCCTAATTATTATTTCTGTTGCTGTAATATTACCAAGAAAAGCTAGGGGGTCTTTAACAGTTATTTTTTGCTTTATTTTAAGCCTAGTTCGTAAGAATTGTTGTAGCTCTCTTAAAACTCTTCGAGATATATTAGCATTAACACCTAAGATTCTAAATGGGTTTTCAAGATGACTTTTCATAAACTTGTAAGATTTATACAGTTAACTATTTTTTTGTCTAAAACGATTTAATTCATTTTGATAATAAGTTAACTCTTTTTCCATCTGAAAATTTTTTTCTTCTAGCTTTTTAGCCGCTAAAACAATAGGTTGCCAACGTTGTAAAAATTCTATTGGGATTTCTATTTGTTTGGCTATGAATTTTTGTCCATAAAATCGTACCACCAAATAACCAATAAATGCTAAATCTACTGGCAATAACAACCCCCAAATATTAGTGGAAAAATACCAGGCTGGAAGACCTAAGATAAATAATAGCGCAGGAATAATTAAGCGAGATAGCTTTTCTATTGTAGTAGCCTTTTTGTAAAGTTGGTCTAATCGATAAAATTCTGCTAAATCAAACTCTAACTTAGCAACTTGTTTAGTAAAATGCTCTACGGCTAAAAGCCGAAAATCACTATTACATTGCATACAATTTTGAAAGAGTATTGAATTATTTGTTTGACAGTTAATACATAGAACCGTTAATTGCTTGCCACACTTTTGGCAATGGGTACGCCTCCCCATCTGATCAATAGCATGGGAACAATTTGGGCATTGAACCATTTCTAAAATAGGAAATTTCTTAATTGAAGATGGAAGCATAAACCCTTACTTAAAAACTATTTAACTTAAGAACGGCTTAAGAATCTACTTAACCAACTTGAACCCCCTTCTTTAGTTTTAGGTTGAGACTGGGTTTCTTCTGTTGTTTGAGCTTGTGCTTCTGGATCTGGCGTTTTTGAGGTGTCTGTTACTAATTCTGTTTTTATAGCAGTAACAGTTGCTACACTTGAGCTAGACATAGGTGCCATTTTAACTGCTACTGGAGAACTAGCCGAAACCCTCATTTCAGCAGTGATTGATAAACCACAAGTAAGACAATATTTGGTAAAGGTTGGATTACTGCTTTGACATCTAATACAAATAGCAATTTCTTCCATAAATCACCTTGTTTTTAAGTTTAAGACTTTTTGATCCTAGCATAACTTATTGCTAGAAATTTAATTTTTATTTAAGAAAATTTACAAAAAATAATAGTCTTTAAGA includes:
- a CDS encoding tetratricopeptide repeat protein, translated to MKSHLENPFRILGVNANISRRVLRELQQFLRTRLKIKQKITVKDPLAFLGNITATEIIIREATSYLDKPNQRLKARLFWFTNTCNIDEKALSFLLSNELQAAIDQWQMDDQINSKVNLARLYLFLIVANFNNTIKYWEKALALWQEVLASEKFWLAFTDWEMTSGFEPPATNLDLREFRTQALSLVLEPFQHQLTQAIASENTYIAEQLLKLLTISNLPKNLIKSLEKSIFEEILANTSRTLDKLFSSLNKSLAKEGQLLESKRKACDQAYQTYKAELLPRLNYISQLLDLESDILSNLKEKLAECLKKIANSYLIEAESYSNYEKLLKEALALIPETILAERIKQDLAQVNDRRTKHYLETGNKYYNAERYQEAIDTYREAIEINPTSATAYFHLGLTYRKLARYQEAIDAFKNAIIYDPDNSEAQFNIAFLYTKLAQFSLALPFYQTAIQLQPNYPEAYFYLGITYDELGQFEEASVSYQQAISFTNVYPEAHYQLAVTLTKQDKYKEAIAAYQEALRLNPENSKASYNLGLLYFQLSEYTEAINSFLLAIRHKANYEEAFYQLGQVYEKLSNYEQAIAAYQQAICLKPSDVEAHFCLAKLYLATTKYNEAINIYKQVIILSPKLSQAYFQMGLCYFHLNNLPAALTAYHQALEHQPSYEEAYFQIGLIYEKQTRFQEAIDSYKQAIKLNSNYSLAIEALERVDQLATNYSDSLPNISYSSSTLDFSELFQTALEQTQTENYQEAIKIYKQIILHQANNIKVHNNLAEIYNKLGRYQETIFVYQTLTQLSPKEAKNFYNLGVAYSKAGQFSEAIVAYHQSIRLDNHQVDSHFALGVAYSKINQLKEAVEAYKQVLNLAPEHANAYYNLGVVYRKLSKFLEALDNFKQALRYKQTAATHYNLGLVYEKLNRQQYAKQEYQKALKLDPNHQQAKNSLKAIESNLSSHQKAFEASFPVVNIISSNNSKSNQQNSSSNSNKAIQNTLANYQEIAKNNPNDVMAQYNLGIAYSKASKYQEAIKSLQQAILLKNDFAAAYFALGVAYSKIALYQEAIGAYKLAIATNPKDMNSFYNLATVYRKSQRYDEAIAAFQKTIEFSPENAKARYGLGLTYVLIQDGHAALAEYENLKNLDASLADELFNQIGK
- a CDS encoding zinc ribbon domain-containing protein, giving the protein MLPSSIKKFPILEMVQCPNCSHAIDQMGRRTHCQKCGKQLTVLCINCQTNNSILFQNCMQCNSDFRLLAVEHFTKQVAKLEFDLAEFYRLDQLYKKATTIEKLSRLIIPALLFILGLPAWYFSTNIWGLLLPVDLAFIGYLVVRFYGQKFIAKQIEIPIEFLQRWQPIVLAAKKLEEKNFQMEKELTYYQNELNRFRQKNS